In Cyanobacteriota bacterium, the DNA window TTCGCACCAAACGATACAAAGCCCATGATGAAGAAAATCGATGTCAACAGGGCGATCGCGTGCGTATTCGGGAAACCAGACCCCTAAGCAAAACCAAGCGGTGGATTGTGACTGATATTTTGCAATAAGCCTGTCGAGCAACCAAAGCAATCTAGGAGCTAAAACCATGATTCAACAAGAAACTTACCTAAATGTTGCTGATAACAGCGGTGCTCGTAAGTTGATGTGCATCCGAGTGTTGGGGGGTAACCGTCGTTACGCTGGTATCGGGGATATCATCATTGCAGTGGTTAAAGATGCCCTTCCTAACATGTCGGTTAAGAAGTCCGATGTAGTTAAAGCAGTCGTTGTGCGCACACGCAAGGCGTTACGGAGACCCAGTGGCATGAGCATTCGGTTTGATGACAACGCAGCCGTGATTGTCAACAACGATGGTAACCCTAGAGGTACCCGCGTATTTGGCC includes these proteins:
- the rpsQ gene encoding 30S ribosomal protein S17, with the translated sequence MAVKERVGLVVSDKMDKTVVVAVENRSSHPKYGKIIVRTKRYKAHDEENRCQQGDRVRIRETRPLSKTKRWIVTDILQ
- the rplN gene encoding 50S ribosomal protein L14 encodes the protein MIQQETYLNVADNSGARKLMCIRVLGGNRRYAGIGDIIIAVVKDALPNMSVKKSDVVKAVVVRTRKALRRPSGMSIRFDDNAAVIVNNDGNPRGTRVFG